Proteins from a single region of Coraliomargarita parva:
- a CDS encoding DUF975 family protein — protein MEWYYERNGEQNGPVSEAELKGLLATSMIKEQNLIWREGMQDWASFGSIFGAGEAEAPAKLGLATAACPTCGSQVRANELIPAGDSQICPNCRDEYAQGLREGLSRPVVGGRIRGTGGMTPNSELRGQARDALSGNWGNAVLVVFIYGVIQQACGMIPLAGMLLQWLLTGPMMLGMVAFFMGLNRAESAEVGTLFSGFSRFFAGFGIYFVTSILMSLAGLLAAAPGIVLVVMAYTGGAPIPEEDPMFVAGLFVALIPGAIVWTYMFLRYGVVYYIANDEPELGVLGAIKRSTEVMKGRKAKLFGLYLSFIGWMFLGMLAFLIGMLWSTAYMSAAIAAFYDDLSEDA, from the coding sequence ATGGAGTGGTATTACGAGCGAAATGGTGAGCAGAACGGGCCTGTCAGCGAGGCCGAGCTAAAGGGGCTTTTGGCCACCTCAATGATCAAGGAGCAAAACTTGATTTGGCGTGAAGGCATGCAGGACTGGGCCAGTTTCGGCAGCATTTTCGGAGCCGGAGAAGCCGAAGCGCCGGCCAAATTGGGACTGGCGACCGCGGCCTGCCCGACCTGTGGCTCGCAGGTCCGCGCCAACGAGTTGATTCCCGCGGGCGACAGCCAGATCTGTCCGAATTGCCGCGACGAATACGCGCAGGGGCTGCGTGAGGGCTTGAGCCGTCCGGTGGTGGGCGGCCGCATCCGGGGGACCGGGGGCATGACGCCGAATTCCGAATTGCGGGGCCAGGCTCGGGACGCGCTTTCCGGCAACTGGGGCAATGCGGTGCTGGTGGTCTTTATTTACGGGGTCATTCAGCAGGCATGTGGGATGATTCCGTTGGCCGGGATGTTGCTGCAGTGGTTGCTGACGGGGCCGATGATGCTGGGGATGGTGGCATTTTTCATGGGGCTGAACCGTGCGGAGAGCGCCGAAGTCGGAACCCTGTTCAGTGGCTTTTCTCGTTTCTTTGCGGGCTTCGGAATTTATTTCGTGACCTCGATCCTGATGTCTTTGGCGGGCTTGTTGGCTGCCGCGCCGGGTATTGTCCTGGTCGTGATGGCCTACACCGGCGGTGCGCCGATACCGGAGGAGGATCCTATGTTTGTGGCCGGCCTTTTTGTTGCCTTGATTCCCGGCGCGATTGTCTGGACCTACATGTTCCTGCGTTATGGTGTGGTCTACTACATCGCCAATGATGAGCCGGAGCTCGGTGTCCTAGGGGCAATCAAGCGCAGTACGGAAGTGATGAAGGGGCGGAAGGCGAAACTCTTCGGTCTCTATTTGAGCTTCATTGGTTGGATGTTTCTCGGAATGTTGGCCTTCCTGATCGGGATGCTCTGGTCGACCGCGTACATGTCGGCGGCCATCGCGGCATTCTATGACGACTTAAGCGAGGACGCATAA